GGAAGAGCGGCAACGATGGTTAAAGCGGCGCTGTTGCCGGGGGCCTGATTCAGGGTATAGTTGGGAGTGGCTGCCGCAAAAACCAGGCCGCTGCCGGTTATGGCGTAGGTTCCTGGAGCGCTGGCGGCTGTGGCCGCGGTATTCCAGGAGGCGGGATTGATGTTTATAAAGACGTTGCCGGCGTTGTCGCTGCCCGCATAGCCGGTTATGACACCGCTCAGCCCGGCCGGCGTGGTCCCTTGTAGTCTGGTGGTCGGATTGGCTTGGTAGTATAAGGCGGCTGGCGTGATGTTCGCCATAGGAAACATACCGACAGTGGAAAAGGAATAGTTTGCTAAATCGGTACCGCCTAAAGTTAGGGTAATGGGTTTATTATTGCCGACGTCTTTGGTGTCGAAAGAGCCGCTCAAGGTGAGGTTGTCGCCGGAAATTATATCGGGGGAGGCGAAGTGTGCGATGGTGGCTGCGGCAGTGCCGTCATACACTTTGCCGGAAGTAGTAAATGTGACTGTGTTGAGAGGTTTGGCAACAATGTTGCCAGTGGGGCTTCCGGAGAGTGCTTGCAGCACATAGTTGCCAGCGTCAGCGCCGCCCAAGGACCAGGAGGAAATGGCTTTGGCAGTGCCGACATTTTTATCGGCGAAAGAGCCGTGCAAGGTGAGTGTGTCGCCGCTGACTTTGTCGGCAGAGGTAAAGGCGAAGTCCGGGGTGGCGTTAGTGCCATTGTAGATCTTGTCGGTGAAGGTAATGTTGCTGACAGTAAGAGGCTTAGCCGTGACGGTGGCGGTAGTAGGCAAAGAAGCAAGTTGGTAATTTGCAGAGCCGGCTAAAGTTCCGGAAACAGATTGCGTGCCAACGTTTTTGCTGTTGTAGTGAGTGTTTAATGTAAGCGTGCTGCCATCAAGCAGGGAGGCATAGGCGTAGTTGTTGCTAAACAAGCCGTCATAGGTTTTGTTTAAGGAGGTAAGGCCAAAATCACTCAAGGAAAGTTGCTTGGGGGTGATGGAGGCGGTCGGCTTCGTGGCAGACAGTTTGTATTTGTTATTGGGGTTGCTAGTGAGTGTGGCGGTAACGGTTTTGCCGTTGGCGGCATCGGCATTGGCAAAGGTGCCGGTAATTGTTACGGAGTCGCCGTTTTCCAGGCCGGCAGCGGGCGTTACGTCTGCAGCGGTATTGCCATCGTACACTTTATTCGCGGCACTTAGGGACAATAGAATCTGGTTTAGCACCAGCGTATTGCCGCTATAGTTGTCGCTGACTGAGTAGGTGCCATATTTTTGCGTATAGCCGCCCAGACTGCTTGGGGCGGTTTTCGAGTATACCGTCACCTTGTTTCCGCTTAAAGTTGCGCCGTTGCTTAGGGTTGTGTTGAAGCCTTCGGCTGGAGCGCTGAGAAGCGAGCCGGCGGCAGTTAACGAGGCGTTAATCGCAACGTCTCCGGCAGTTGTTTTTAACGCAAGGCTGCCGCCGGATTTGATGGGCGCGTTAATCACAATGCCATTAGCGGCAAGCAATGTAAGAGAATTGGTAGATGCATTTGGGTCTCCTGTAAATGTGTTGGAGCCAGCGCTGGAGCTCCAATCCAGGGGCGCGGCGACAGTGATCTTGCCAGTGCCGGGTGCTCCCTTGTACGGGTCTGTAATATTTGGTGTTGCGTTTAGACAACTGACGATAGACGCCCCTGGATTGGTGGTTTGAATCGTAACATCCCCATAGGTCAAGAGGTCTAATAAATCCGAAGCGGCCATGCCGTTGATCGAAGGCTGTCCAGTGAATGTTATCGGGCCACCTGGATTCGGATTGTTCATATTCGGATTGCTTGGATCGTTATTGGCCTGAATTGCGGTATTATCAGCTTCGATGGTAAAATCGGCGGGGTCCAGCAGCAGCTTGCCGGCTTTGCCCTTGGGCGCCAGGGTGTTTACTTTTCCTTTGAAAAGCAAGGTTTCCTTGCCTGATGTTTCCACCTTGCCGCCGTTGCCGCTTTGGCTGCCGCCTCGGGCGGAGATAGAGCCGGCAAAGGTCGTGTCGCCTTTGGCCCAAACGACGACCTTGCCGCCGTCGCCGTTGGTCAGGGCGTCCGCTTTCAGGGAAGCTCCGGCAGCGACGCTGGCGCTGGAAGCCTGGGTTTCCGCGCCGGAGCCCTGGTAGTTGCCGCCTACTAGGATGACGCCGCCGCCGGCGTCGCCGGAGGCATTCAAGGCTGCGGTGGACGTCAGGGATACCTTGTCGCCCAGTACCTTGACCGTGCCGCCGCTGACGCCGGCGACCGCGCCGGAAGCGTCCAACGAGCCGCTGTTGGCGGCGCCACCGTTCGTGCCGCCGTCTAAAATAATGACGCCGTTTTCATTGCGCAGGCGCTGCGCCTGGATGCGGCCGCTGTTGTTGACCACCGTTCCGGCTAACGTATCCGCCGCTTTGGCGCTGAGGTATACCCGGCCGCCGTCGGCGGTAATGACGCCGGAATTGGCTACGCTGGCCTGGAGGGCCGCCTGGTCCACCGCCAGGTTCAAGAACCCATCTCCGGCCAGATCCAGCGTGACCGCCTGTCCGGCGCCTAAAGCTACAGTACCTTGCTTGGCGACGATAATGCCGTTGTTTTTAGCCTGCGCTCCCAGGAGAGCGACGTAGCCGCCTTCGGCGGCGGTGATGCTGCCTTGGTTGACAACTGCGGCGCTGGAATCGCCGTTAAAGGCGTACTTGCCTGCCAGGAAATTAGCGTTTGTAATGTCCCGTGTTGACGCTACCAGACCGCCCACGTTGACCTGGGAGCCTGGCGCGAAGAGAACGCCGTTGGGATTGACCAGGAACACCTGGCCGTTGGCGGACAGCGTCCCATAGATGGACGAGGCGTTGTTGCCCACTACGCGGTTTAAGGCCACCGACGAAGCGCCGGGCTGGATGAATTGGACTTTTTCGCCGCTGGCGATGTTGAAGCTCTGCCAGTTGATGGCGGCTTTATCCGTGTATTGGGTGATGGTCATCGTAGCGCCCTTGCTGGCGATGTCCGCCTTGCCGGCTACGACCGAACCGTCCGTGGGATTGGCTAAGACGAGGGTGTTGTTGAGCAGCATGGCTGCCGCAAGGGTCAACGCCAACTGGCGTCCGTTTCGTTTCCATTTTCGTTGCATGAGAATGCCTCCATTAAAATGATTTCGACGCTCTAAACCAGAAGCGGCCGTTTTTATCGGTGTCAGACTGAGCGGTCTCGGAACCCAGTTTCCAGGCGTAATCCAGCCGCAGGCTGTAGTCGCCTGGGCGGCTGAGAATGAGGCCAAGGCCTGCACCGGAAAGAGTACGGGTATTGCCGCCGGCGCCAGTCCAGGTATTTTTGTTGAGGGTCACATGGCCGTGGTCGACAAAGGCGGCCAATTGAACCGCGGGCGTGGGCAGGTTCCAGCACAGCTCGCCCGAAGCTAGATAGCCGGTATCGCCGGCGGCTTCGCCTTGCGGATAGGCGCGTACGCCTGTGGCGCCGCCGAGGAAGAGCTTTTCCGAAGAGTCCAGGTTGTGGCTGGCTAACTGACCGGTAAAGGACAAGCTGTAGCTCAGGCGGCTGTTGAGGTATTTTTGCCGGTACAAGTTCAGGATGCTTTTGGTGTAATTGCCTTCGCTTTGGACATTGGCGTCATTGGTGCGGGCGTCAGCAGAGCCCATCATCAGATGGCCTTGGTATACGGTGAAATCAAAGGTGTTGAGTCCGTTGCCGTCGGCGTCGTAGGCATCGCCAGCCAGGCCCAACGAGACGGCGTTGGCCTGTTTTTGGCTGTTGCTGGTGGAACCCACAAGATCCTCCAGGTCTTTGTGCTCAAAGCCCCAATGAAAGCGAAGATTGTGGGTGCGGGAGCGCGTCAACGGATAGGAGCCGAAAAGGCTGGTGGTTTTGGCTACGCCGTTAGCGTCCAGATTGGTGTAGTTTTCACCCAGGAGGTAATGAACACGGGAATAGCTGATGCCGAGCTTGCCGCCGCCGGAGCCGACAGGCAGCGTATACGAAAAGGAGGCATTATTCATGCCGGAACCGGTGTAAAGACCGCCGAGAGAAAAGGAGTCCCCCAGGCTGCCGGGATTGTCGATGGTGAGGTTCAAGCCGCCGCGAACATCGCCGGTGAAGCGATTGCCCCAGTTGTCGGTGGAGAGCTGGCCATGGATCGGAGGAGCATCCTCGCATTCTAAGATGAGCAGAGAGGTTCCCGGCTCTTGTCCGGGAGCTAAGGTGCTTTTTAAGCGCAGACCACTGATATCACTGATCAGAAGCAGGGCGCGTTCTAACTCCTGTTGGTGTACATAGCTGCCGTTTTTCAACAACGGCTTGGTTAACGCTTCCAGGTAGGAGGTGGGCACGCGGGAGTGGTTGCGAATATCAATTTTTTCGTATTGTCCCAGGACGATGGTGATAGTGACAGTGTTGTCGGAGCTTTCCTGGGGCGGTATGTAGGCTTTGGCTACCAGATAGCCTTTTTGCCGCAGATAGAGACTGATGCGGTCTGCGCGCTGGTAAAGCTCCGCCAGAGTCAGCGGCTTATCCAAGCTGTCCGCTACCAATGCGTTTAGATCGCTGGCAGGGATAGCATCTTGGCCGGTAAAACGGAATTCGTGCACCGTCAAGGTTTCGCCGCCGGCGGCGGGAGCTTGCGTTGCGGCTTCTTCGATGTGAATGCCTGTTGTAGTGGCAGGAGGCAGGACGCGCTGCTGCTCCTGGGTGTTTTTTAATGTGCTGCCTGCATCCGGAGGCGCGGCTGCTGCGGAAGAGGCGAACAGCAAACCAGTGACGACGACAAACGCAGGGACAGAATATAATCGGGTTGTGATTTTCATGAAACAAGATCCTCTCTAATCTAAAATAAAATACGTACAATCGTAAAACAAACAATAATTCTTGGGAAAAATGGGAAATCCTTTTGGTCTTACCTAGGCTGTGAGTTAATGAGGCAAACGTCGTAGAAAAAGAAGAAAAATCGTGTGACTCTAGTCGGGGGTGGGCGATAACATACTACTTAACGCTATTAGCATAGCAGACGGTGCTGGGCTTGCCTATTATCCGAAAGTATAGTCTTTCAATCTTTTTTGCGGTATAAAGCAGGAATTTGTTAGGGAAAATAGAAAAAACTTCACGGTAATTCACATAATCTAGAGAGGGGTTGTTTGTAAAGTGAAGCAAGATGTAGATTGGGATGCGAGAAACAGGGAGCTACTGACACGATACCAGCAAGGAGATAAGGAAGCGTTGAATGAATTTCTAGAATGTAACCAAGGTCTTGTGCGTCATCTGCTGCGCCGATATCGATTGCTGCCTCTGGGGATGGAGGAGGACGATCTGATGCAGCTAGGCTTTGTGGGACTGATTGAAGCGGCAAAGCGGCCACAGGTTCTGGAAAAGGCGTGCTTGTCTAATTATCTTTCCTTCTGCATTCGCAAACGGCTCTACTTGGGAATTTGGCAGGAAGGGTATTTGGTGCACTTGCCGCGGCGGCAGCATGAGGCAGCCGTACAAGTTCGGCGCGTGGAGGGCGAGCGGCTGGTGAGGGGGAAGCCCGAAGACTGGGGCTGGCGGCAGCTGGGTTTGTCCGCAAGCGTTTATCGGGAGCGGTTGCGTTGCTACCAGGTGTTTCTGGGGAATCATGCGTCATTGGATGCTTCCAAACCAGGAGAGGAGCGCTTGTTGGACGTATTGCAAGCGGGGGAGGATTCTTCGCCGGAAGTGCAAACGTTGCGGAGGTGGAGGCGGAAAACGCTGCAAGCGGTGTTGGGCCGTCTGCCTAAGAAGCAGGTTTGGATGGTGCGGGGGTATTTTGGACTGGGGTATCGGCAGCGGCGTTCTTTGCGGGAACTGGGAAAATGCTGCGGCTTGTCGGAAGAACAGGTGCGTCAGCTGATTCAGGAAGCGTTGGAACGCTTGCGAAAAACGTTAGGCAGCTGTTAACGCATTAGCTTATTTTTCTAGGGTGGCTCCTGGCCTCGCCTGGGAAGGAGTTTGCGTAGCCAAGCAAGAATCCGTAAAAGCTAACAAAAGTCTCTTGACGTATGGCGGGCTTTGTAATGGAAAGGCGGATTTTCATGAAAACCATTGCGATTGTGACGAACGGTGCGACTCCGTTGGGATCGTTTTTAAAGGAAAACTTAGAAGAGGTGCTGGCGGGCTATGTAGACATCCGTCTTTATGCGTTAAATGCGCTGATGCCGCCGACGCGGTTGGAAGAGGACGTAGTCCTGGTGATGCTGAAGAGCAAGGTGCTGGAAGTAGAGGGCTATGTGCCGGACACTAGCCGCATTTTAGTAGTGCAGCGGACGGTGCGTGAAGGGGCGGTGGAGCCACTTTTGTCTTTACCCGAGGGCACGAGGGTGCTGGTGGTCAATGATGCGCCGGAGACGACATTGGAGACGGTGGCTTTTTTGTATCAAGTGGGCTTGCGGCATTTGCGCTTGATTCCGTATGATCCGGATAAATCCGTAGACTGCATGCTGGCGACAACTCCCGGGGAGGCCCATTTGGTGCCGCCGCCGATTTCGATGATTGTAGATTTGGGCAATCGGGTGATCGATATATCGACTTTTTTGGAGATTATTAATCGTCTGGGTTTAGAATGTGCGGAAGTCAGCCGGCGTTTGGTTTTGTATGCGGAATCGACCGTCAATGTAGCTGGCGGCATCAAAGAACAGCAGCGGCAGCTGTTTTTGCAGAAGGCGCAGTTGGAGTCGGTAGTGGATTTGGCGAAGGAGGGCCTGTTGCTGCTGGACGTGCAAGGGCGTATTTTAGTGGCCAACGCGGCGATGCGAGAATTGCTAAAGATGGAAGGAGATGCCTGTTTAGGTCGTAAAGCGGCGAAGGTTCTCCCTGCGCCTTTGGCAGCGCTGCTGCCTGGCGGCGATGTGCGGGGCGAAGTGGTGGAAATGGTTGGGCGAGAGCTGCTGGTAGGAAAGCAGACCATTTTGCAGTTTGGCATGCCGGCGGGCTGCTGTCTCAGTGTGCAAGACATTACGTATTTGCGGCAACTGGAAAAAACCAAGGAGCGCCGGTTGCGTTCCCAAGGGCTGACGGCGCGGTATTGTTTTGGAGATATTCGTACTCAAGTACCGCGCATGCGGGAGTGCCTGCAGTTGGCGGAGAGGATGGCAGCTTCCGGGTTGACGGTGTTGATTGCTGGAGAAAGCGGCACAGGAAAGGAACTTTTAGCGCAGTCCATTCATAATGCGTCGCCCCGTAAAAACCAACCGTTTGTAGCGGTAAACTGTGCCGCTGTGCCGGAAGCTCTCTTGGAAAGTGAGCTGTTTGGCTACGAAGGAGGCGCATTTACGGGGGCGCTGCGCGAGGGGAAGCGAGGGTTGTTTGAACAGGCTCATGGCGGGACGGTGTTCTTGGATGAAGTAGGGGATATGCCACTGGCGCTGCAGGCACGTCTGCTGCGGGTGCTCCAGGAAAAACAGCTGACTCGGCTGGGTTCAAGTCAGGTGCTTAATGTAGACATCCGTGTCGTGGCGGCGACGCATCTGGATTTGCGTCAACTCTTAGAGGCGGGGCGTTTTCGGCAAGATTTATATTATCGGTTGCATGTGCTGCCGCTAGTGGTGCCGCCCCTGCGGGAGCGGCGCGAAGACGTTTTGCCGTTGCTTTCGTTTTTCATAGGTGAACAAGGGAGACCTCAGCTTGAAGTAGATGCGGAGGCGAAAGCGGCACTGCTGGCCTACTCTTGGCCTGGAAACATTCGGGAGCTACAAAACGTGGCGGCCTATGCGGCTTTTGCCGCAGGGGAACATCTTAGTGAAGCAGATTTGCCGTATTATGTGAGGGAGACGCTGCGAGAAGAGGAGCCTTTTCGGCGGCACAACGCCTGGCCGTTTGCGCAAAAAGTGCTTGCTTGTTTGGAAGCGGGACCGGCGGGCAGAAAGGCTATTAACGATCGATTAAAGGTGCAAGGCTGCAGTGCCGGTGAAGGAGAGGTGCGCCGCGCATTGGAATGGCTGCAAAGCTGGGGACTGGTGGAGGCGCAAGCTGGGCGCAGTGGCAGCCGCTTGACGGAGCAAGGCAGGGTTGTGGCGAATGATCTTGAATTGCGTTGAGGCGGCATTTGGTTCGGAGGCGTGTGTTGGTTGTCGCAAGAGCGAAGGATATCTTGATTTTTAAATAGGTTGAAAACGGGATCGTAATAGGTTTGGAACTAACCTGTTTTGGAGAAGGGAAAATAAATTTGTCTATACACAAAGGACTTAGGCGCAGGAATTCTTCTTCTAGGAGAAAAGGCGGTCTAAGTCCTTTGTTTTTGACTCCATAGTGCTTGAAGATAGTTGGCACCAACTTTGCTATTGTTAAGTTAATAGCATTTAGCAGTAAGTGAGGAGGCGTTTTACATGAAAGAACCGATTGTCGGGTTGCTAGGCAGCCGGTTGGTTATGCCGGGAGCTCCTTTTCCCGGTTTGGAGAGGGATTATATCAACCATGATTATGTGGAGGCGCTGCGGGCAGCGGGGGCGGTGCCTCTGTTACTGCCGGTGTTGGATACGGCAGCGATCGCGGCGCAGTTGGCTTGTGTAGATGCAGTGGTCTTTCCAGGCGGGTATGATGTGGATCCCTTCAGCTACGGCCAGCAGCCACGGCGAGGGCTGGGAGAAATTCTGCCGGATAGAGACGTTTATGAGTTGGCAGTGTTTCATGAGGCGCGGCGTATGGGGTTGCCTGTTTTGGGGGTCTGCCGAGGAATGCAGCTTATTAATGTGGCTTGCGGCGGTACGCTGCACCAGGACGTGGCGTTGGCCGCTCCGGAGGTGGGGAATCATTGGCAAGGCTATCCCCGGCACATTGCCAGCCATACCGTAGAGGTGGAGGAAAACTCGTTGCTGGCGGAAGCGATTGGCGCAAGCGGCGAGGTGCGCGTGAATAGCCATCACCACCAAGTGGTGGACAAGGCAGGAGAAGGCTTGCGCGTTAGCGCCAGGGCCTTGGACGGAGTGGTGGAAGCGCTGGAAGGCACAAGCGGGGCTTGGCTGCTGGCGGTGCAGTGGCATCCGGAGATGATGGCGGCAACGTCAGCGCCGATGGCGCAGCTGTTTGAGAAGTTTATAGCTATCATTAAAAAGAATTCTTGCTAATTTATAGTTTTCTTAGGGAATTAAGGAGGAGGCGAGCCCATGACTAACGAAACAAAAAGTAAGTTCGGTTTTTGGAGCATTGTGCTCTTGGGGATCAACGCGGTTATCGGGTCCGGCATTTTTCTATTGCCTGGCAAAGCCATGGCCTTAATTGGGCCGGGCAGCGTATTTGTGTATCTTTTTATGACGCTGGTTGTGCTGACCATCGCTCTTTGCTTTGCCGAGTGCGCCGGTAAATTCAGCCGCAATGGTGCGGCCTATGTCTATGCTAGGGAAGCCTTCGGCGAGTTTGTCGGGTTTGAAGTGGGGATCATGCGTTGGGCCATCGGTATTATTGCCTGGGCGGCGATGGCGGTTGGTTTTGTGACGGCTTTAAGCGCCGTATGGCCGCCGGCACTCGAAGAACCCTATAAAACGACGATCATTTTAACGATTCTCTGCGGCTTAGGTCTGCTTAATTATCTGGGCGTGCAGCTGGCTAAAGTGGTCAACAACCTGATTACCGTAGGCAAGGTGCTACCGCTATTGTTCTTTGTGGTCCTGGGCGCATTCTTTATCGACTTCGGGAACTTTACGCCGCTATATCCTAAGGGCTTTGACTTGGACGCTTTTGGCGCAGCAGCGTTGCTCATTTTTTACGCGTTTACCGGCTTTGAAGCGTTGGCCGTAGCGGCGGAAGACATGGAAAACCCGCGGCGCAACCTGCCTTTGGCGTTGATGCTGGTCATGGGTTTTTGCTCGGTAGTCTATTTCATGGTGCAGGCAGTGGCGGTGGGTACGCTGGGTGCCGATTTGGCCAAAAGCGTAGCGCCTGTGGCGGATTCGGCCAACGCTATTTTCGGACCGGCAGGTAAGTGGCTGGTGACCATCGGTACGTTGATTTCCATCGGCGGCATCAATGTAGCGGCCTCGTTTCTAACGCCCCGCAGCGGCGTGGCGCTGGCGCAAGATGGTTTGGTGCCTCGTAAAATTGCGGAAACCGGACGCTTTAACACGCCTACTTGGGCGATTTTCATTACCGTATTGTTGGCCATTCCAGTGGCTCTTTCGGGGAGCTTCGTCAAGCTGGCGGCGATTAGCGTGGTGTCGCGTTTCGCTCAATATGTGCCGACTTGTTTGGCGGTTATTGTATTGCGCAAGAAGCGTCCGGATTTGGAAGGCTTTTTCCGGCTGCCGTTGGTTCCCTTTATTCCTATCGCGGCGGTGGTGGTCAGCCTTTGGCTGGTGTCCAAGGCGTCAACCGAACAGATTCTCTGGGGTCTGGGGGCGATGGCCCTGGGCGTGCCTCTTTACTTTTTCATGAAAAAACAAGGAAACGCCTGACGAGCAAGTTAGGCCGGGAGGTTGTAAGGTGAAGCAAGAAGATATTTTGGAATTGCTCCATGCTGAGGTTCTGCCGACGATGGGCTGCACCGAGCCGGGGGCGGTGGCGCTGGCGGCGGCCCATGCAGCGAAGGTTTTAGAGGGCAAGGTACAAAGCGTGGAAGTCACGGTGAACAGCAATGTCTATAAAAACGGCGTGGCTGTAGGCATTCCAGGTACCGGGGAAACCGGCATGGAAATCGCCGCGGCTTTGGGAGCGCTGGTGGCGCAGCCGGAAAAGCAGCTTTCGGTGTTGTCGGAACTTCCGCCGGAGGTTCTGGCGGCGGCGCGGCTGCTGCTGGCGGACCAGGCGGTAACGGTGCGGGTGCATCCAGATAAGACCTCCTTGTGGATCGAAGTCATTTTGCGCAGTGGAGAACACTGGAGCCGCGCGGTGATTGAGGAAAAGCATACACGGTTGGTGCTGCTGGAAACCGATAAAGAAACGGTATTCGCTTTAGCGCAAGACGAACGGGAAGCGGCCATTCATACGGACAGCCGCAGCTTTCTGCGGGAGCCGCAGGTGACGGTGGCCAAGCTGATTGAAGCGGTAACCAAGATTCCCGCAGCGGAGTTGGAATTTTTACAAGAAGGCATCGATATGAACGTCGCCGCCGCCGAGACGGGGATTGAAAAGCGTCTGGGCATGGGGATCGGCGCTTTCTATCGAGAACTGCAAGTTAAAGGTCTGGCTGGCGAAGACATCATTTACGAAGCGAAGACGCTGACGGCAGCAGCAGCGGACGCCCGTATGTCCGGCGAGCCGGTGCCTGTCATGTCCAGTGCGGGCAGCGGCAATCATGGCATTACCGCCATCTTGCCGGTGTATGTGACAGCCAAGGCGTTACAAAAGAGCCATGAAGAATTGTTGCGGGCCGTAGCGATCAGTCATTTGCTGAACGTCTACGTTAAGATCCATACGGGCAATCTCTCCGCTCTTTGTGGCTGTGCCGTAGCGGCAGCTACCGGAGCGACGGCGGCAGTTACCTGGCTGATGGATCCAGATCAGTCGAAAACGGTGGAAATGGCGATTAAGAATGTCGTCGCCAATCTGACCGGCATGATCTGCGACGGCGGCAAGGTAGGCTGTGCGCTGAAGCTTTCCACAGCTGCGGCAACGGCTCTGGAAAGCTCGCTGATGGCGGTGCGGGGCATTGTGGTCCCTGACAGCAACGGAATAATCGCACCAACCGTGGAAGACACCATTCGCAACCTGGGCCGCGTTAGCGCGCCAGGCATGCTGGAAACGGATAAGGTCATCACCGGCGTAATGCTGGAAAAACAAGAAAAATCCCGCCAGCAGCGCGAGAACTGAAGAATAGGAAGAACCGCCTCCGGACAACGTCCGGGGGCGGTTCTTTGCGTTGTTCACGCTTTTTTGCACGTCGTACTGGATTTAGGCAACTCGTAGCCCAATAAGGCAATTGGTGTCCTTTTTATTTATTATTATTTTTTGATAATTTACAATTTACTAGAAGATGCAGAGAAATGAACAGCGTTTCTCAAAAAGCAATTAAGGAGTGTTTGTAAATGGCTAATGTTGGGTTGCGTGTCAAAAAGAATATTGTTCGGCCTTCGAAGGAGTTGATTCAAAGCTTTGCGGGTTTGCCGGTCGCGAATATTGCGGATATGATGAATCGCATGTTTTGTGTTGACGCCAAAATCCGTCCGATGAATGCCGCACCATTAGTAGGGCCTGCTTTTACGATTAAAGCTAGACCGGGAGATAATCTCTTGCTGCATAAAGCGTTGGATTTGGCGCAGCCTGGAGATATTTTAGTTGTGGATGCACAAGGCGACATGAGCAACTCCATTATGGGCGAATTGATGGTTATGTGGGCGATAAAAAAAGGCCTGGGAGGTTTTGTAATTGACGGCGCCATTCGTGATATCGGCGCCATTAAAAACATGGACATTCCGATTTATGCGGCAGGCTTGAATCCGGCTGGTCCTTATAAAGACGGCCCGGGAGAAATCAATTTCCCCGTATCTTGCGGCGGTGTCGTTATTAATCCCGGCGACATTCTGGTAGGCGATGAAGATGGCGTGGTTGTGATTAAGCCGGAAGATGCGCCGGAAGTATTGAAAAAAACACAGGCCAAAAATCAAGCGGAGCAACAGACTATGAAGGACATTGAAAAATTAGCGTGGGATCGCACCTGGGTAGACAAGGCGCTTGCCGAACGCGGCTGCGAATATATTGATTAGTCTTTAATCCTGCAAACAGCAACTGCGCTAATGACAACGTTGGTACGGTTGCTGTTTGTCTTCTGTAATGAATTAAGTAAGGGGTGTGTTGTATGCAACAACAAGTAGAACAAAAAGTTCAGGAGATGATAGAAAAAAAGTCAAAATTTCGTTGGGTGGTTATGGCGCTGATTTTTTGCGTTTACATGATTGCTGGCGCCGACCGGGCTAATATTGGCGTAGTTGTTCCTTATATAAAAGAAAGCTTTCAAATGTCGAATACTGATA
This genomic window from uncultured Anaeromusa sp. contains:
- a CDS encoding L-serine ammonia-lyase, iron-sulfur-dependent, subunit alpha, whose amino-acid sequence is MKQEDILELLHAEVLPTMGCTEPGAVALAAAHAAKVLEGKVQSVEVTVNSNVYKNGVAVGIPGTGETGMEIAAALGALVAQPEKQLSVLSELPPEVLAAARLLLADQAVTVRVHPDKTSLWIEVILRSGEHWSRAVIEEKHTRLVLLETDKETVFALAQDEREAAIHTDSRSFLREPQVTVAKLIEAVTKIPAAELEFLQEGIDMNVAAAETGIEKRLGMGIGAFYRELQVKGLAGEDIIYEAKTLTAAAADARMSGEPVPVMSSAGSGNHGITAILPVYVTAKALQKSHEELLRAVAISHLLNVYVKIHTGNLSALCGCAVAAATGATAAVTWLMDPDQSKTVEMAIKNVVANLTGMICDGGKVGCALKLSTAAATALESSLMAVRGIVVPDSNGIIAPTVEDTIRNLGRVSAPGMLETDKVITGVMLEKQEKSRQQREN
- a CDS encoding gamma-glutamyl-gamma-aminobutyrate hydrolase family protein encodes the protein MKEPIVGLLGSRLVMPGAPFPGLERDYINHDYVEALRAAGAVPLLLPVLDTAAIAAQLACVDAVVFPGGYDVDPFSYGQQPRRGLGEILPDRDVYELAVFHEARRMGLPVLGVCRGMQLINVACGGTLHQDVALAAPEVGNHWQGYPRHIASHTVEVEENSLLAEAIGASGEVRVNSHHHQVVDKAGEGLRVSARALDGVVEALEGTSGAWLLAVQWHPEMMAATSAPMAQLFEKFIAIIKKNSC
- a CDS encoding APC family permease; the protein is MTNETKSKFGFWSIVLLGINAVIGSGIFLLPGKAMALIGPGSVFVYLFMTLVVLTIALCFAECAGKFSRNGAAYVYAREAFGEFVGFEVGIMRWAIGIIAWAAMAVGFVTALSAVWPPALEEPYKTTIILTILCGLGLLNYLGVQLAKVVNNLITVGKVLPLLFFVVLGAFFIDFGNFTPLYPKGFDLDAFGAAALLIFYAFTGFEALAVAAEDMENPRRNLPLALMLVMGFCSVVYFMVQAVAVGTLGADLAKSVAPVADSANAIFGPAGKWLVTIGTLISIGGINVAASFLTPRSGVALAQDGLVPRKIAETGRFNTPTWAIFITVLLAIPVALSGSFVKLAAISVVSRFAQYVPTCLAVIVLRKKRPDLEGFFRLPLVPFIPIAAVVVSLWLVSKASTEQILWGLGAMALGVPLYFFMKKQGNA
- a CDS encoding RraA family protein, with product MANVGLRVKKNIVRPSKELIQSFAGLPVANIADMMNRMFCVDAKIRPMNAAPLVGPAFTIKARPGDNLLLHKALDLAQPGDILVVDAQGDMSNSIMGELMVMWAIKKGLGGFVIDGAIRDIGAIKNMDIPIYAAGLNPAGPYKDGPGEINFPVSCGGVVINPGDILVGDEDGVVVIKPEDAPEVLKKTQAKNQAEQQTMKDIEKLAWDRTWVDKALAERGCEYID